The following proteins are co-located in the Neomonachus schauinslandi chromosome 8, ASM220157v2, whole genome shotgun sequence genome:
- the LOC110586960 gene encoding zinc finger protein with KRAB and SCAN domains 4-like codes for MARESKASAALDAHSAEERPGLLTGVLTVKVEEEDAPAPAAEAGAPGSPAPGPERSRRRFRGFRYPEAEGPREALSRLRELCRRWLRPETHSKEQILELLVLEQFLTILPGDLQAWVRERHPESGDDVVVLLEYLQRQLEEPGPQVPGGDQRQLLCCKMAVLTPAQRPWSTQCQPMKALLKHESLGSQASADRVLQVPGLAPGGRCRGDAVVAARLPSEPQGLLKTEDVALAFSPAWTQLDAPRGSFHRDERQGNCGGLTPLGGNMQAEITDLPPDEEHPGQEPGEIPCHLSEDIAQIPACVEAGEQEGRLPRKQKNATGSRRHYCHECGKSFAQSSGLTKHRRIHTGEKPYECEDCGKTFIGSSALVIHQRVHTGEKPYECEECGKVFSHSSNLIKHQRTHTGEKPYECEDCGKTFSQSCSLLEHHKIHTGEKPYECTLCGKAFRRNSHLLRHQRIHGDRTVQDPERGETWESQGRVEGQWENVEAPVSYQCNECERSFTRNRSLLEHQKIHTGEKPYQCDTCGKGFTRTSYLVQHQRSHVGKKVLSQ; via the exons ATGGCCAGAGAGTCGAAGGCCAGCGCGGCCTTGGACGCCCACTCTGCGGAGGAGCGGCCGGGGCTCCTGACTGGGGTCTTGACggtgaaggtggaggaggaggacgcCCCCGCGCCGGCGGCAGAGGCGGGTGCGCCCGGCAGCCCGGCCCCTGGCCCCGAGCGCTCGCGCCGGCGCTTCCGGGGCTTCCGCTACCCCGAGGCCGAGGGGCCCCGCGAGGCGCTGAGCCGGCTCCGGGAGCTCTGCCGACGCTGGCTGCGGCCCGAGACGCACAGCAAGGAGCAGATCCTGGAGCTGCTGGTGCTGGAGCAGTTCCTGACCATCCTGCCGGGGGACCTGCAGGCCTGGGTGCGGGAGCGGCACCCGGAGAGCGGGGACGACGTGGTGGTGCTCTTGGAGTATTTGCAGAGGCAGCTGGAGGAGCCAGGGCCGCAG GTCCCAGGTGGTGACCAGAGGCAGCTACTCTGTTGCAAGATGGCGGTGTTGACACCAGCTCAGAGGCCATGGAGTACCCAGTGCCAGCCAATGAAGGCTCTGCTCAAGCACGAATCTCTGGGATCCCAGGCCTCAGCAGACAGGG TTCTCCAGGTTCCTGGGCTTGCCCCGGGAGGGCGCTGCAGAGGAGACGCAGTGGTGGCTGCCAGGCTGCCCTCAGAGCCCCAG GGCTTGCTGAAAACGGAAGACGTGGCCCTGGCTTTCTCCCCTGCATGGACACAGCTGGATGCACCTCGGGGGAGCTTCCACAGAGATGAAAGGCAGGGGAACTGTGGCGGCCTGACCCCCCTGG GTGGTAACATGCAAGCTGAGATCACGGACCTGCCCCCAGATGAGGAACATCCAGGACAAGAGCCTGGGGAAATACCGTGCCACTTGAGTGAAGACATTGCCCAGATTCCTGCCTGTGTAGAAGCTGGTGAACAGGAGGGCAGGTTaccaagaaagcagaaaaatgccACAGGAAGTAGGCGGCACTATTGTCATGAATGTGGAAAGAGTTTTGCTCAGAGTTCGGGCCTGACTAAACACAGGAGAATCCAcactggtgagaaaccctatgaatgtgaAGACTGTGGCAAGACCTTTATCGGGAGCTCTGCCCTCGTCATCCATCAGAGAgtccacactggggagaaaccaTATGAGTGTGAAGAATGTGGCAAGGTCTTTAGTCACAGCTCAAACCTTATCAAACACCAGAGaacccacactggggagaagccctATGAGTGTGAGGACTGTGGGAAGACCTTCAGCCAGAGCTGCAGCCTCCTAGAACATCACAAAATCCACACGGGGGAGAAGCCGTATGAGTGCACCCTGTGTGGTAAAGCTTTTAGGCGGAATTCACACCTCCTGAGACACCAGAGGATCCATGGCGATAGAACCGTGCAGGATCCTGAACGTGGAGAGACCTGGGAGAGTCAGGGGAGGGTGGAAGGCCAGTGGGAAAATGTTGAGGCTCCCGTGTCTTATCAATGTAATGAATGTGAGAGAAGTTTCACTCGGAACAGAAGCCTTCTTGAACACCAAAAAATCCAcactggtgagaaaccctatcAGTGCGACACATGTGGAAAAGGCTTCACCCGAACTTCATACCTCGTTCAACATCAGAGAAGCCACGTTGGAAAAAAAGTTCTATCACAGTGA